The Pseudobythopirellula maris genome has a window encoding:
- a CDS encoding tyrosine-type recombinase/integrase, translating to MLVFVDGDRKTIRLGAIPRKQAEAMLRHIEALAASLLDHSAPPEATARWLAELDEKIRERIVRASLAQPRHKPRGVTVGELIDHYKRLKYQSDGAGGYAQGTINVHEAAFASMLGHWPADTVVADISGGDCDDFVDWMSQKGLAEATIRKRSAIAKKLLGYAVKKRWLDRNPYEDSGVKTASVGNSARQVFIPPADALKVLQELPDTQWRLLFVLSRFGGLRVGSEPRQLKIGHVNAAAGTLTVPSPKTKRYQGKAERIIPLWPELERLITKRFHEMEEGEEMLLPFLRGRTDASLRKPMFAAIQRAGLQPWPRLWHNLRSSRQTELLGPHYRCNMVEVCAWLGNSEAVANRHYVQATADGFSRAAQIAALPETAWGDSEPEAVEGQGAKRPVIVAPALSGGSSQKKTIAEAGLEPARGLPPTGF from the coding sequence GTGCTGGTGTTCGTCGACGGGGATCGCAAGACTATCCGACTGGGGGCGATACCCAGAAAACAGGCCGAGGCCATGCTGCGGCATATCGAGGCCCTGGCGGCTTCGCTGCTGGATCACAGCGCCCCGCCAGAGGCCACGGCCCGCTGGCTTGCGGAGCTGGACGAGAAGATCAGAGAACGGATCGTGCGGGCCAGCCTGGCCCAGCCTCGGCATAAGCCCAGGGGCGTGACCGTGGGAGAGCTGATCGACCACTATAAGCGTCTTAAGTATCAGAGTGATGGGGCGGGGGGGTACGCTCAGGGCACGATCAACGTTCACGAAGCCGCCTTCGCGTCGATGCTCGGCCACTGGCCGGCCGATACGGTGGTTGCTGATATTTCTGGCGGCGACTGCGACGACTTCGTCGACTGGATGAGCCAGAAGGGGCTCGCCGAGGCAACCATCCGGAAACGGTCTGCGATCGCTAAAAAGCTCCTGGGCTACGCGGTCAAGAAACGCTGGCTGGACCGGAACCCCTACGAAGATTCGGGCGTGAAGACTGCGAGCGTGGGCAATTCGGCCAGGCAGGTGTTCATCCCGCCAGCGGATGCCCTGAAAGTCCTTCAAGAGTTGCCAGACACGCAATGGCGGCTGCTGTTCGTCCTGAGCCGATTCGGTGGCCTCAGGGTGGGCAGCGAGCCACGGCAATTGAAGATTGGCCACGTGAACGCCGCGGCCGGCACGCTGACCGTCCCAAGCCCCAAGACGAAGCGTTACCAGGGAAAGGCAGAACGAATCATCCCGCTCTGGCCCGAGTTAGAGCGGCTTATCACCAAACGATTCCACGAAATGGAGGAAGGGGAGGAAATGCTGCTTCCGTTCCTGCGGGGCCGGACAGACGCCTCCCTCCGAAAACCCATGTTCGCGGCCATCCAGCGGGCAGGCCTCCAACCGTGGCCGCGACTCTGGCACAACCTGCGAAGCTCACGGCAGACGGAACTGCTGGGGCCGCACTACCGTTGCAACATGGTTGAAGTCTGCGCGTGGCTGGGCAACAGCGAGGCCGTGGCGAACCGGCACTACGTGCAGGCGACAGCCGACGGATTCTCGCGTGCGGCGCAAATTGCGGCGCTGCCAGAGACCGCATGGGGCGACAGCGAGCCCGAAGCGGTCGAAGGGCAGGGGGCCAAACGCCCTGTTATCGTCGCTCCTGCGCTGTCCGGCGGTTCCTCGCAGAAAAAAACGATAGCCGAGGCGGGACTCGAACCCGCACGAGGGTTACCCCCCACCGGATTTTAA
- a CDS encoding tyrosine-type recombinase/integrase has product MASLEIDPRSGRYRVRFRYAGQEYKRSLRTKSRPVAAASLGQVEEALRMIEMGLVELPQDVEEGAFIVSGARVRKARRQPSKVQTLDDLFRVYQAELPTGSKEPRTLAGERLHFKHLLRHLKPKTRLAAITPRTVQGYVELRSRDQYAKRSITPDTIKKEITTLRLVWNWAKRQEYVENPPPISHVIYPKRDEKPPFQTLAEIQRAVSGGKLSKAQEAALWESLFLTRPEVDRLLDHASKQAGLPFVYPMFVLVAHTGMRRSELLRAEKADFDFEGRTILVREKKRSRKHALSFRRVPMTNLLGRVFKQYFAEHPSGPYALTRDNDQPLTTDAADHFFEVALKGSAWQAVRGFHVFRHSFASNAMAEGIDQRMIDAWMGHQTEEMRQRYRHLAPTQQQAAIDAVYRDEAS; this is encoded by the coding sequence ATGGCCAGCCTCGAAATCGACCCCCGTTCGGGTCGCTACCGTGTCCGGTTCCGCTACGCCGGCCAGGAGTACAAGCGGTCGCTCCGCACCAAAAGCCGACCCGTCGCCGCCGCCTCTCTCGGGCAGGTAGAGGAAGCTTTGCGGATGATCGAGATGGGGCTGGTTGAGCTGCCCCAGGATGTGGAGGAGGGCGCTTTTATCGTCTCGGGGGCCCGGGTCCGGAAAGCCAGGCGGCAGCCGTCAAAAGTGCAGACGTTGGACGACCTGTTCCGCGTCTATCAAGCTGAACTCCCGACCGGGTCGAAGGAGCCGCGGACGCTCGCCGGCGAGCGTTTGCACTTCAAGCACCTGCTCCGGCACTTGAAACCCAAGACCCGGCTGGCCGCGATCACGCCACGCACCGTGCAGGGTTACGTCGAACTCCGCTCCAGAGACCAGTACGCCAAGCGATCAATCACCCCCGACACGATCAAGAAAGAGATCACGACCCTCCGGTTGGTGTGGAACTGGGCGAAGCGGCAAGAGTACGTCGAGAACCCGCCACCGATCAGCCACGTGATCTACCCGAAGCGGGATGAGAAGCCCCCCTTCCAGACCCTGGCGGAGATCCAACGGGCCGTCAGCGGGGGCAAGTTGTCGAAGGCTCAAGAAGCCGCTCTTTGGGAATCGCTCTTCCTAACCCGCCCCGAGGTCGATCGCCTGCTCGACCACGCCTCAAAGCAGGCCGGGCTTCCGTTTGTCTACCCGATGTTCGTGCTCGTGGCCCACACCGGGATGCGACGCAGCGAGCTGCTCCGCGCCGAGAAGGCCGACTTTGACTTTGAGGGCCGCACCATCTTAGTCCGAGAGAAAAAGCGTTCGCGCAAGCACGCCCTGAGCTTCCGCCGGGTTCCGATGACGAATCTGCTGGGCCGGGTGTTCAAGCAGTACTTCGCGGAACACCCATCCGGTCCGTACGCACTGACGCGAGACAATGATCAGCCGTTGACCACCGATGCAGCCGATCACTTCTTCGAGGTCGCCTTGAAAGGTTCGGCTTGGCAGGCGGTCCGGGGCTTCCATGTCTTCCGGCACTCTTTTGCGTCGAACGCCATGGCAGAGGGCATCGACCAACGCATGATCGACGCCTGGATGGGCCACCAAACCGAAGAGATGCGGCAACGCTACCGTCACTTGGCCCCGACCCAGCAGCAAGCCGCTATCGACGCCGTGTACCGAGACGAAGCGTCTTGA